One region of Oncorhynchus tshawytscha isolate Ot180627B unplaced genomic scaffold, Otsh_v2.0 Un_contig_5990_pilon_pilon, whole genome shotgun sequence genomic DNA includes:
- the sgms2a gene encoding phosphatidylcholine:ceramide cholinephosphotransferase 2 isoform X2, whose product MALVDPTASHLDPGMDGESGVLASVFGVLPNANCPKHGQNTPEDTKRCLRKVIGHHRDYVKISLPDAKGNRLPTEWWKTAIAFFYAIFNLVLTTVVITVVHERVPEKENSPPLPDKFFDYIDRVKWAFTVTEINGMLLVGIWVIQWLFLRYKSIAGRRFFFLIGTLYLYRCVTMYITTLPVPGNHFTCAPKLYGDSHAKMQRVLTLISGGGLSITGSHLMCGDFLYSGHTVMLTLTYLFIKEYSPRTFWWYHLMCWLLAAVGVALRCSPNNYLTNTWWNPVFNFFERNVQTQVPCSFCWPITWPPACLKNSCKKYSAVQSLREE is encoded by the exons ATGGCACTCGTGGACCCGACTGCATCCCATCTGGACCCAGGCATGGATGGTGAGAGTGGGGTCCTCGCCAGTGTCTTTGGGGTCCTCCCCAACGCCAACTGCCCCAAACACGGGCAAAACACTCCGGAGGACACGAAACGATGCCTACGCAAGGTCATCGGGCACCACAGGGACTACGTCAAGATCTCGCTGCCCGACGCCAAGGGCAACCGGCTGCCCACGGAATGGTGGAAGACGGCCATCGCGTTCTTCTACGCCATCTTCAACCTGGTCCTGACCACCGTGGTCATCACGGTCGTCCACGAGAGGGTCCCGGAGAAGGAGAACAGCCCGCCACTGCCCGATAAGTTCTTTGACTACATCGACCGGGTGAAGTGGGCGTTCACGGTCACCGAGATCAACGGCATGCTCCTGGTGGGAATCTGGGTTATACAGTGGCTTTTCCTCAGATACAA GTCGATTGCAGGTCGGAGGTTCTTCTTCCTGATTGGCACCCTCTACCTATACCGCTGCGTCACCATGTACATCACAACCCTTCCTGTACCCGGCAATCACTTCACCTGTGcccccaag ctgtatgGAGACTCTCACGCTAAGATGCAGCGTGTGCTGACGTTGATCTCCGGCGGCGGTCTGTCCATCACCGGCTCCCACCTCATGTGTGGTGACTTCCTCTACAGCGGACACACCGTCATGCTTACCCTCACCTACCTGTTTATTAAAGAGT ACTCCCCGCGGACGTTCTGGTGGTACCACCTGATgtgctggctgctggctgctgtGGGAGTG GCCCTGCGGTGCTCGCCCAACAACTACCTCACCAACACCTGGTGGAACCCCGTGTTCAACTTCTTTGAGAGGAACGTGCAGACCCAGGTGCCCTGCTCCTTCTGCTGGCCAATCACCTGGCCCCCTGCCTGCCTTAAGAACTCCTGTAAGAAGTACAGTGCAGTGCAGAGCCTGCgggaggagtag
- the sgms2a gene encoding phosphatidylcholine:ceramide cholinephosphotransferase 2 isoform X1, whose translation MALVDPTASHLDPGMDGESGVLASVFGVLPNANCPKHGQNTPEDTKRCLRKVIGHHRDYVKISLPDAKGNRLPTEWWKTAIAFFYAIFNLVLTTVVITVVHERVPEKENSPPLPDKFFDYIDRVKWAFTVTEINGMLLVGIWVIQWLFLRYKSIAGRRFFFLIGTLYLYRCVTMYITTLPVPGNHFTCAPKLYGDSHAKMQRVLTLISGGGLSITGSHLMCGDFLYSGHTVMLTLTYLFIKEYSPRTFWWYHLMCWLLAAVGVVCILVAHEHYSVDVVVAYFITSRLFWWYHTMANVQALRCSPNNYLTNTWWNPVFNFFERNVQTQVPCSFCWPITWPPACLKNSCKKYSAVQSLREE comes from the exons ATGGCACTCGTGGACCCGACTGCATCCCATCTGGACCCAGGCATGGATGGTGAGAGTGGGGTCCTCGCCAGTGTCTTTGGGGTCCTCCCCAACGCCAACTGCCCCAAACACGGGCAAAACACTCCGGAGGACACGAAACGATGCCTACGCAAGGTCATCGGGCACCACAGGGACTACGTCAAGATCTCGCTGCCCGACGCCAAGGGCAACCGGCTGCCCACGGAATGGTGGAAGACGGCCATCGCGTTCTTCTACGCCATCTTCAACCTGGTCCTGACCACCGTGGTCATCACGGTCGTCCACGAGAGGGTCCCGGAGAAGGAGAACAGCCCGCCACTGCCCGATAAGTTCTTTGACTACATCGACCGGGTGAAGTGGGCGTTCACGGTCACCGAGATCAACGGCATGCTCCTGGTGGGAATCTGGGTTATACAGTGGCTTTTCCTCAGATACAA GTCGATTGCAGGTCGGAGGTTCTTCTTCCTGATTGGCACCCTCTACCTATACCGCTGCGTCACCATGTACATCACAACCCTTCCTGTACCCGGCAATCACTTCACCTGTGcccccaag ctgtatgGAGACTCTCACGCTAAGATGCAGCGTGTGCTGACGTTGATCTCCGGCGGCGGTCTGTCCATCACCGGCTCCCACCTCATGTGTGGTGACTTCCTCTACAGCGGACACACCGTCATGCTTACCCTCACCTACCTGTTTATTAAAGAGT ACTCCCCGCGGACGTTCTGGTGGTACCACCTGATgtgctggctgctggctgctgtGGGAGTGGTGTGTATTCTGGTGGCCCACGAACACTACAGTGTGGATGTGGTGGTGGCCTACTTCATCACCTCACGCCTCTTCTGGTGGTACCACACCATGGCCAACGTCCAG GCCCTGCGGTGCTCGCCCAACAACTACCTCACCAACACCTGGTGGAACCCCGTGTTCAACTTCTTTGAGAGGAACGTGCAGACCCAGGTGCCCTGCTCCTTCTGCTGGCCAATCACCTGGCCCCCTGCCTGCCTTAAGAACTCCTGTAAGAAGTACAGTGCAGTGCAGAGCCTGCgggaggagtag